taaatagttatattaaattgtacgaTTTGTTATAGTCTATCGCTGGACAGTACATCGGAGCTGGATGTGGCGGTGCTCCCTACGGTCTCGTCGGTGGTTGTGGTTGCGGAGTTGCTGCTATCCCTGCCTCTAGCGGTGGTGGTCTCGGTGTCGCCAGTGCTTCTCCTATCCCACCAAACGGAGTGTCTGTGCTCTCAGAAAACGCTATCGAAGGACCTCTCGCAGTCGCCGGTGCTCTACCGTTCTTGGGAACCGTCGCTCTGGAAGGTATTCTGCCAACTGCTGGTGCTGGTGCAGTCAACTACGGATGTGGCAATGGAGCCGTCGCCATTTTGGAGGAACTCGCTCCCGCTGGACTTGCTGGCCCACTCGGCTACGGCCTTGGTCCTTACGGCGCTATTGACGGCTACGGCATCGGTGGCCTAGCTGGACCTTACCGTGCTGGTTGCGGCTGTGGTGCCCTCatctaaaacaatattaatctgTTCTTCGTGtcaaataaaaacgattaagcataatttttttcttaatctcctaaaaaaatccatttataTCTCAAAACTAATTCTCATACGTCTTCATATAATCTCGAAGTAAGTTCATCTAAACTAGTTGCCCTAACGTAGTCTTTATCAGTATTCTGCAAAGCGTGTACCGCAGCATACCGGAGTACAGTGGTCATTAGTTAGTGGGCCTTGGAAAAATAAGGTTATCTTAGAAACTTAGTTTTAGTAAGTAACTTAGTTCAgggtaagaaaaaaatactacacatatatatgttatttcgCTTGGCACGGGCGGCGGGTCAAGTGAGACGGGGATGCAGGCCCCCTAGCCCGCTACCCGTACTCTCTGTCTCATGAGTCAGTACGAGTACGCACGCTTTTGTTTCCTAATCTTATCCTACCCCAAAATGCCTTGTTTGCGGAGAAATTTGGATAATAGTTCACAACGCAACACTCAACAGTAACTCAAAATGCTAAAACGTAATTTGAACGTTTGAAGGGCCAATAAAAACAGATAAATGAACTCATGAGGAGTTCGTCATTCTAAACCACGGATTTGACATATctaagtacaataaaatatattgattgaaaAATTCGAAATTTTTGCGCTACAAGTTGATAAGTCCACTGACAACAGTGGTCACGCGCATCTCATCTCAAATAGATACATCGGACATGTGAATTAAAATTGGAGTTTTTATTATGTCCGCCACTGCCAAGTCATATAACtggtatagaaatatataaagtaacagaCGAATATTTCAATGAGCATAATTTGGATTTTTTCCCAGGGTTTTAGGATACAGAGACTCCTTGGCCTCGGCGACACTTACGGCGGGAACAAAAGTTATGCATAGCGCAGACGTCGATCATGGCGTTTATCATGCTcagcagcgagaggtctccgcctaCAATGGCCGCTAGGGAATGGAACCGAGGGCCTAGTATGCTACTCTCAATCAGGGAGCATAATTTGGAATCACATAACTTTATAAGTGTTTGCTCAAACGGCGCAGCAGCTATAAACGTTAAAGGCTTTTAACTAAGGTTACTGAAAAAATCGTAATATACAAAaggagcattttttttatatatgaaagttCTTATGACGAAGTCTCTGCTTGACGAATTATTGTGCGTTCTTCAAGAAATTATCAAAATCGCCAACTACATCAACTCGGGACCGCTGAACTCTTGTTTAACTGCTACCATTTCTTGATACACTGCATTATGTGTGTCAAGAAATGGGGGCAGATCATCAGTCACTcttatttcattcatatataGACTGAGACCTTTTTCAGTACCAGGGTCcagttatacatattttttttataaaagaagaaTGACTAGCAAAACTTGCGGATAAATTAGCTTACATAgatgaaatcaataaaaaatacaagacaGAAACTTCCAGTATTTCAATATCGTTGGACAAAATTGAAAGCCTTCGcgataaattagaaatatagataaatcgagatttatagttataatgaaaTGTTCCTAAATGTCATGGCTGATCCAGAAAAAAGATAACTCTTGAAGCTTCTTgcagagaaaataaatttctatttccCTGCTTGATCTGCAACTTATGGATTGGATTCGAAATCCATACCCCGAGAGAATTCCTTTTGGACACTTACCAATAAATGCGCAGAAAGAACTGATGGAAATGAAAATGGATTGcagattacaatttttttttttttaaattaaaatttttagaaagAGACCTGGAACATTTTTCGCTATGTGTGAAAAATGAATATCCTCGTCGAGGATGTTTTGCGGACATCAGAAAACCTTCAGAGAAGGAGGAAGAAGAGAAGTTTATAATTCGCTGTAGCTTGTAATGTTGGATTGGTTTCATCGTAGTTAGACCTTTTAACCATCGGAGACATTTAATGGTAGTATGCGCGCAGCCAAGTTGTAAAAAGCGATTTTTGTAAATTCGACTAAGTAGACCAGAAAGAAGTCCTCAACACGCCCTTTGACAAAAACACGCTCTATCAACTTTATCAGCCAAAGAATTCACCGATTGTATTGATCTAATAGTCTTAATCCTTATCCAAATTTGCAAGAGTATCCAATTTTGGACATAGAATATTTTCGCATAAAAAAGACAATCGGCTAGGAATACTGCAGCGCTTTGGACTCAggctaaaaaaaatctatacacagattataaaaggCTAGATACTACAAGCCATCCTAGCTATCTACGATCCGTGAGTAACTTTGTTGTTCAAATATCTGTTATTAGTTTTGATGCATGAATATCGCATAGTGGTAGTTTAAGGGTGACAGGAAGACCTGCAACTAAGGCGTGTGAAAGAGAcagtaaatgttaattataaattgttattaacacTGAGCGATGAATACCACTATAATCTCATAATTACTAAAGAGTTTACCCAGATCTTAAGAGAATTTATACTAGCTGTATAAATTCTCTTTATGATATTCTTATCTGACGCACTCAATTAGATGTGTGATTATTGGGATCTAAGTGCAGGAAGATAGtctggaaattattattttaataattgataactgtttgattatgaaattaacaatatttcattaattctgagatgttaaattagtccgaaatattttaccgtccatAAATAGTTGTTATTTTGCGTGAAAAGTGCCTCCACCCACCCGTACGTCCACCCGCCCGTCATGTCTGAGACGTCGAAACGATCGGACCTCCTCAGCTTGAAATACCTTCATaccttcgaggatggatagaaatccaaaccgacattcgtgacgtcagcaatgctgacgtcatgttttttaaaaacacgcTAGGACACGTTACTTCGTCaggtatttatgtaaatataaaataaa
This genomic interval from Vanessa atalanta chromosome 27, ilVanAtal1.2, whole genome shotgun sequence contains the following:
- the LOC125074436 gene encoding chorion class B protein PC10-like, which translates into the protein MFKSVLLVCAQALLIQSIAGQYIGAGCGGAPYGLVGGCGCGVAAIPASSGGGLGVASASPIPPNGVSVLSENAIEGPLAVAGALPFLGTVALEGILPTAGAGAVNYGCGNGAVAILEELAPAGLAGPLGYGLGPYGAIDGYGIGGLAGPYRAGCGCGALI